The DNA segment TTGAGCATGTCGTCCACGCCCGCGAACTCGTCCGCCGCATCCTCAAGCGCCTCCGGCTCCGCCCACACGCGCGAGCGCGGCCCCAGCTCCTTCGACGTGAGGCTGCCCACCGCGAACGCCAGCAGGTACGGCGGCACCGGCTGCGGCATCTCGTAGTGCTCCTCCGCCTCCACGCCGTGCTCCTCGCGGCCCACGAAGGACGCCGCCATCACGGACTTGAGCTGCTTGGGCACGCGCAGGGACGCGCGGTAGCGGATGCGGATGCGCGGCGTGTCCTGCAGCGGCACCACGCTGCGCGCGTGGATGGCCTGGCACTGGCTGAACAGGAACGGCTGCTGTCCGCCCGCCGTCTGCGGCGGCGACAGCCACTGCAGCGCGCTGGCCTCCGGCGATGTCCGGTAGCGCACCGTGAGCTGCTTCACCCCCGCCGGCAGCTCAATCCGCAGCCGGCTCCCCAGGATGGGTTCGGGAGGGGAGAGGATGTAGGGCAAGGGGCGACCCTGGGCATCCACCACGCCCCGGATGTCCAGGTCGCGGGTGTCCAGGTCGAGGGGCCCCGCTGACGCCTCCTTGAGGGTCAGCGTGGCCTCCGCGTGCAGGCGGCGCGTCCGGAAATCGACGCGGGCCTTCCAGTCCAGCGTTTCGGTCTCAGGCTGCGTGCTGTCGTTGTACGAGTGCGGGTCGAGGCGAGCCATGGGGGGACGACTTGTAGTCGGGGAGCCGACCTCCTGGCGAGCACACCCGACGGCAATGCCGGTTGACTTCCGGGTCAATCGCCTACATTTGTGCAGTCCCCTACTTCCTTTCAAGGGAGCGAATTTCCGATGACGACCCGGATCCGAAAAGTGGCGGTGCTTGGCGCTGGCGTGATGGGCAGCGGCATCGCCGCGCATCTGGCCAACTCCGGCGTGCGCGCCCTGTTGCTGGACATCGTTCCGCCCAAGGCTGCTCCGGGCGAGGACACCGCTTCCAAGGCGTTCCGCAACAAGTTCGCCCAGGGCGCGCTGGCGAACCTGCGCAAGGCGAAGCCCAGCCCCATCGTGTCCGAGCAGGTGCTGGCGGCCATCGAAGTGGGCAACCTGGAGGACGACCTCCAGCGGCTGGGCGAGTGCGATTGGATCATCGAGGTCGTGAAGGAGGACCTGGCCGTCAAGCAGGCCCTGTTCGCCAAGGTGGAGAAGCACGCCCGCAAGGACGCCATCATCTCCTCCAACACCTCCGGCCTCTCCATCGTGGGCATGACCGAAGGCCGCGGCGCGGAGTTCAAGAAGAACTTCCTCGTCACGCACTTCTTCAACCCCGTGCGCTACATGAAGCTGCTGGAGCTCGTGGCCGGCCAGGAGACGAACCCGGAGGTCGTGAAGACCGTCCACAAGTTCGGTGAAGAGGTCCTGGGCAAGGGCATCGTCTACGGCAAGGACACCACCAACTTCATCGCGAACCGCATTGGCGTGTACGGGATGATGCGGACCATCTCCGAGATGCAGAAGACGGAGATGACCATCGAAGAGGTGGACAAGATCTTTGGCCCGGCCATGGGCCGTCCCAAGTCCGCCGTCTTCCGCACCGCGGACATCGTGGGCCTGGACACGTTCACCCACGTGGCGAAGAACTGTTACGACACGCTGACCCACGACGAGGAGCGCAGCGTCTTCGCCGCCCCCGACTTCCTCCAGAAGATGGTGGAGAAGGGGATGCTGGGCGACAAGACGGGCGGCGGCTTCTACAAGAAGGACAAGTCCGCGGGCGGCAAGGACATCCTCGCGCTGGACCTGAAGACGCTGGAGTACCGGCCGCAGGCGAAGGTGCGCTTCGACTCGCTGGGCGCCGCGAAGGACATCGAGAACGTCAAGGAGCGCGTGGCGTCCGTGATGAACGCGGACGACAAGGCCGGCAAGTTCGCCGAGCGCGTCACCCTGGACGTGCTGGCGTACTCCAGCCGCCGCATCCCGGAGATCGCGGACGACCTGGTCAACGTGGACCGCGGCGTGCGCTGGGGCTTCGGCTGGGACCTGGGCCCCTTCGAGGTCTGGGACGCCTACGGTGTCCAGAAGGGCGTGGAGCGCATGAAGGCGCTGGGCCTCAAGCCCGCCGCCTGGGTGGAGGAGATGCTAGCCAAGGGCCGCACGTCCTTCTACGGCGTGCAGGACGGCCGCGACACCTACTGGGACATCCCGTCCAAGTCCGTGAAGCCCGTCGTTGAGAACGCGCGCACGTCCCGCGTGGAGTACCTCAAGCGCGGCAACAAGAAGATCACCGGCAACGACAGCGCGTCGCTGTGGGACATGGGCGACGGTGTCACGCTCTTGGAGTTCCACTCCAAGATGAACTCCATCGACGATGACATCATCGCGATGATGAACACCGCGCTGGATGAGACGGAGAAGAACTTCAAGGGCCTCGTCATCGGCAACGACGGGTCCAACTTCTCCGCGGGCGCGAACATCATGGCCATGCTGATGGCGGCCAAGAGCGAGGACTTCGACTCCATCCGCAAGATGGCGTCCGCGTTCCAGCAGGCCAACCAGCGCATGCGCTACAGCCCCGTGCCCGTCGTGACGGCGCCCTTCAACCTCACGCTGGGCGGCGGCGCGGAGGTCACCATGGGTGGCAACGCGGTGCAGGCCAGCGCGGAGCTGTACATGGGCCTCGTGGAAGTGGGCGTGGGCCTCATCCCGGGCGGCGGCGGCACCATGATGCTGCTGCGCAACGTGTTCGGCGCGTACGCGGCGGACAAGGACTTCGACGCGCTGCCCTTCCTCAAGAAGGTGTTCCTCGCCATCGGCACCGCGAAGGTGGCGACGAGCGCGGAGGAGGCCCGCGAGTTCGGCTTCCTGTCGCAGCAGGACGGCATCACGGGCAACCGCGACTTCCTGCTGTCGGACGCGAAGTCGCGCGTGCTGGGCCTGGCGAACGGCGGCTTCCGCCCGCCGCGTCCCACGCGCTTCCGGCTGCCGGGCCCGAACGGCGCGGCCACCATCGACATGATGCTGTACGACATGCAGCTCAACAATCAGATCAGCGCCCACGACCGGAAGATCGCCCAGAAGCTGGCGCGCGTGCTGTCCGGTGGTGACACCAGCCCGTCCGTGCTGGTGACCGAGGACAAGCTGCTGGAGCTGGAGATGGAAGCGTTCCTGAGCCTCATCGGCGAGGAGAAGACCCAGGACCGCATGATGTTCATGCTCGAGAAGGGCAAGCCGCTGCGCAACTAGCGCGAGGCGTTTACCCAATGGTTTTCCAGACGCGAATTCCGAAGCACGCCCGGACGCTGTCCGGGCAGGGAGACATCTAAAATGTCCGGTCGAGTCGTGATTGCCAGCGCGGTGCGCACCCCCTTCACCCGCGCCCACAAGGGAGAGTTCAAGGACACGCGGCCGGATACGCTCGCGGCCCTTGCCATCAAGGAGGCCGTCGCCCAGGTCCCCGGCCTGAAGCCGACGGACGTGGAGGACGTCATCCTGGGCTGTGCCATGCCGGAGGCCGAGCAGGGCATGAACGTGGCCCGCAACGCGAGCCTGCTCGCGGGGCTGCCGGACACCGTTCCGGGCATGACCATCAACCGCTTCTGTTCCTCGGGCGTGCAGTCCGTGGCGCAGGCGGCGCAGGGCATCAAGTCCGGCATGCTCCAGGTCGCCATCGCGGGCGGCACGGAGTCCATGACGATGGTGCCCATGGGTGGCAACAAGGTCTCCGCCAACCCGGAAATCATGGAGAAGATCCCGGAGGTCTACACCTCCATGGGCGCCACGGCGGAGAACATCGCCACGCGCTACAGCGTCACGCGTGAGGACGCGGACAAGTTCGCGGCGGAGTCCCAGCGCCGCGCGGCCACCGCGCGCGAGCAGGGGAAGTTCAAGGAGGAGATCTTCCCCGTCACCACGACGATGTTCGACGAGGACGGTTCCAAGAAGGAAGTCACCGTCACCGTGGACACCATCCTGCGCCCGGAGACGACGGTGGAGGGCCTGGCCAAGCTGCGCCCGGCCTTCAACGCCAAGGGCGTGGTGACGGCGGGCAACGCGTCGCCGCTGACGGACGGCGCGGCGGCCGCGGTGGTGATGAGCGAGGAGAAGGCGAAGGAGCTCAACGTCAAGCCGCTGGGCTACTTCGTGGACTACGTGGTCGCCGGCGTGCCGCCGGAGGTCATGGGCATTGGCCCCGTGCCCGCCATCCGCAAGCTGCTGGAGCGCAACAAGCTGAAGATTGAGGACATCAGCGTGTTCGAGCTCAACGAGGCCTTCGCGGCGCAGGCGCTGCACTGCATCCGCGAGCTGGGCATCCCGCTGGACAAGGTGAACCCGAACGGCGGCGCCATCGCCCTGGGCCACCCGCTGGGCGTGTCCGGTGCGCGCATGGTGGCCACCATCCTGCGCGAGCTGAAGCGCCGGGACGGCCGCTACGGCGTGGTGAGCATGTGCATCGGCGGCGGCATGGGTGCCGCGGCGCTGGTGGAGCTGGCGAAGTAGTCCGCTTTCCGCTTCGCGCCCCCTGTCACACGAAGGGGGCGCGAAGGGGATGAGTCAGGAGGCCGGGGCGTCCGGGTCGTTCACCGGGACGCCCGCCAGGCGCAGCACCCGCAGCGCGTTGGTGGTGTCCACCACCCCCTGCCGGAGCCGGTAGTCGAACACCATCTTCCCGTCCTCCAGGTGGTCGCGGAAGTGGACGTTCACCACGTGCGAGCCCGGCTCGTCCGCCAGCACCGCCAATGACAAATCATGCGTCGTCACCGCGCCACACGCGCCGGAGGCGAGCAGCAGCCGCAGTACCTCACGCGAGGCAATCTGGCGCTCGCGGGTGTTGGTGCCCAGCAGGATTTCGTCCAGCAGGAAGAGGGCCTGGCCCTTCGCGGCCGCCGCCGCGTCCAGCACCGTCTTCAGCCGCAGCACCTCCGCGTGGAAGTACGACACGCCGCGCTCCAGCGAGTCCTTCACGCGCATGCTGGTGAGCACCTGCACCGGGGACAGCCGGAACGCCGCCGCGCACACCGGCGCGCCCGCCAGCGCCAGCACCACGTTGGCGCCCAGCGCGCGCATCAGCGTCGTCTTGCCGCTCATGTTGGAGCCCGTGATCAGCAGCGCATGGCGCGGGCCGGGCAGGGACACGTCGTTGGGCACGGGCGCGTCCAGGAGCGGGTGGCCCAGCGCGGTGGCCATCACGCTCGGGCCCTGGGCCTCCAGCTGGGGCCAGGTGAACGCGGGACGGTCATGCGCGAGCCCTCCCAGGCAGCAGAGGGCCTCCAATTCCGCGAGCCCCTCGAACCACTGGCGCACGTCCCGGCCGTGGGCGGCGCGCCAGCCCTCCAGCGCGAAGAGGGCGTGGATGTCCCAGAGCGTGAGCCAGTGCACCAGGGCGTGGAACTGGTGACGCTTGAACTCGATGAGCGAGTACAGCCGGCTGAAGCGCCGGAACAGCGCGGACACCGGAGGGCCGCCTTCCGCCCGCAGGCCGGCCTGGAGCTGCTTCAGGCGCGGGTGCTCGAAGGTCTGCCCCTCCACGCGCTCGAAGAGGGACGCGTAGCGCACGAAGCCGCGCTCGCCCTGTTCCACGGCGTCGTCCATCCGCTTCAGCGTGCGCCGCGTGGCCACCGCGATGCCCAACTGCGCGAACAACCCCAGCCACACGAGGCTGTCTGGAATCACGCCCACCGTGCCCAGGATGAAGAGCGCGAGCGTCACCGGGGGCAGCAGCACCGCCAGCGGGCGCGACCAGCGGATGGCGTCCAGCGACGGGCCGGCCTCCGCCCACTGGATGAACAGGGCGGGGTCCGCCTTGTCCTTCGCCACCACGCGGGCGTCCGCGCAGAGGTCCTGGCGGAAGTCCACGCGCGGGGCCAGCTCGCGCGCGGCGCCCTGCCGGGTCACCACCGTCTGCGCGTCCGCGGGCGCGGACAGCCACGCCGCCAGCCGCTCCTCGCCCGCGCGCGTCGCTGTTTCATTGATGAGCTGGAAGAGGCTGCCCTGGCCAAAGACATCCAGGTCCGTGGCGTACAGGTGGTTGGGGGAGAGGAAGCGCTCACCCTTGTCGGTGAAGGCGTGCCAGCCACCCTCCAGCCGCGCCAGGCCGCGCTCGTTGAGCAGGACGAAGAGGCGCGCGCGCTGCTCCTTGAGGAACACCTGGTGGTGCAGCACCGCCAGCAGGCCGTAGACGGCGAGCGCGCCCGCCGCCGCCCACCACCAGGGCTTGGGCAGCCGGCCCATCAGCGTCAGCGCCGCGATGACGAGCGCCACGACGAAGGCCACGGTGCGCAGGTTGGCGTACCTCGCGCTGACGCGGTCCAGTGCCGTCAGGTCCGCCTGGGCGGCGGCGCGTCGGTCGGTGTACGTGCGATGGGGGCTCGGGGACTCGTTGGGGACGGGCACGATGGCCGCGCATGCTGTGCGGTGGCACCTCCGAGGGCAAGCGCGCAACGCGCTCCGTCACGCTTCGCGGACACCCGGCGTTGACTTCCCGTGGGCCCCCGGGATTTGAATGTGACGCGTGAGGGGCGGTCGGGCCGGCCGTGCCTCGCGGAGGGGGTTCCACCCCATGTCGTTCCCCAAGGTCGTACTGGGCGGAGGGCTCCTCGCGGGCCTGCTCGCCGCGCCTCCCGCCGAAGCGCGCTTCGGCAAGCGCTCGGACTCCCACGAAACGTCGAAGCCCGTCCACAAGGCGTCCGCCATTGGCTCGGACGATGACGGCGATTCGAAGAACGAGGACGAGAACCAGAACCGCTCATCGAAGACGACGACCGTGTCCTCGACGGATGACTGCTGCAGCGCCAGCGTGTCCGACGACGCCGCCGGCCTCATCCTGGGGGTCGTCTTCGAGCTGCTGTTTCGTGGAGTGGGGGAGGCCATCGCCGCCACGGGCACCCACCACGGTCACGACATCGATGCTCCGGACGCGGCCCCCCAGCGCAACTCCCTGCGGCACGCCGTGCCGTTCTCCTTCCGCGCGGGCGTGCTGGCGTCGTCCATCGAGGGTGGCCTGGGCCTGGACTTCAACATCGGCTGGGACGTGGAGCGCTTCGGCGCGGACCTGCGGATGTCGCGGCTCATCGGCACGCGAGAGGCCTCGACGTACCTCGACACACGCAACCTCGGAGCGATGCACGTGACGTACTCCCCCCTCGTCCGGGAGGACCTGCGGCTGCGCGTGGAGGCGGGCGTCTCCCTGCTGGACCTCCCCGGGCGCCTCTACGTGGGCCCCAGCGCGGGCGTGTCCGTGGAGGCGTGCGTCCTGGGCCCCCTGGACGTGGAGGCGCGCCTGCAGTTGACGCCCGGGCCCTACCAGCAGGCGGACGGGCACGCGGGCCTGGCGCTGCACCTGGGCAGCCTCATGCTGCGGGGCGGGGTGCGCTACCTCAACATGGATTCCGAGGTGGCCCCGCTGGGACTGGCCCTTGGCTTCTCCCCCGAGTTCGGCATGGGCTTCACGTTCTGAAAAACACCACGGGCCCGGCCGCGGATGCGGTCGAGCCCGTTGGACGTCACGGTCCCCCTCGCGGGGAACGCGTGGCCTGCTTTTCGCCTACTTCTCCTTGGAGGCCAGCTTGCGCAGGGCCTTCTGGTCACGCACGCAGAGGATGCGGCCGACGTTGCCGAGCACGCCCTCGCGCTTCATCTCGTTGATGAGCGTGGACACGAAGGAGCGCGAGGCGCCCACCAGGTCCGCCAGGTCCTGCTGGGTGATGCCGCGCAGGTCCGTCTCACCGCCGTGCGGGCAGCGCTCGCCGTGCGCCTCCACCAGCGTCAGGAGGGTGTCCGCCAGACGGGCCGGGACTTCCTTGAAGGTCAGGCCCAGCACGCGCTTGCGCAGCGAGCGCACGCGGTCCGCGTAGGCGCGCACCACGTCCACCGCCAGGGCCGGACGGGCCTCCAACTGGGCGCGGAAGTCACGGCCCTCGATGCTCCACACCTCGGCCTCGCCCGCCGCCACGGCCATCTCCTCGATGGGCGTGCCCTCGGGGCGGAACAGCTCGCCGAACAGGTCGCCCGGGCGCAGGATGGACACCACCGAGCGGGTGCTGTTCTTGCCAATGCGCATCAGGCGCACGCGGCCGGACTTCAGCAGGTACACGCGGTCCGACGTGTCGCCGGGGCGGTAGATGGTGGAGTTGTGCGGGAAGGACTCGACCTTGAAGTAGCCCTTGAAGTCGATCGCTTCCTGGCCAGGGACCAGCTTGTTCGCGGTCACCATCATGCCGGACGACGTCGCCTGCAGGGGCGCCACGACGTTGGAACCGATGGGGCCGAGGGGGCGGTTGAAGCCGTGCATGGGAGTCTCCTGGAAAGACGGAAGGGGATGGGGAAGGTTGGTCGCTGCTGCTGCTGCGGACGGACCTTGCCCTTTCCAAGAGGCGTGCCACGGGCACTTGAAGTATTCCCAGGGGAACAGTTCGAGGAATGCCGGGTACTTAGCGCTACAGCCCGGCTCCGTCCCCCCAACTGTGTCCAAAACCTGAAACAGAACGTTCAAACAGTCTGATCAGTTTGAACGAAACGTTAAAGGGGCGCACCGGTTTGTCCGGGCTGGGACAGTGTCAGGAAGCATCCTTCACCGGATAAGGGTGCACCTGTGGACCATGACCCTGTGCAAGACCGAACTTTTGAAGCTTTCGTTCAAGGGTCGGACGGCTGATGCCGAGAATCTGACAGGTGCGTCCCTTGTGGCCCTTGGTGACGGCCATGGCGCGGGCAATGAGCTGCCGCTCGGCCTCTTCCAGGGTGGGGATGAGGCTCACGTCGTCCACGGCGGGGGCGGCGAACATGCTGCTCGCGGCGCCGGGGGCGCGGTGGGGGTCCAGGGGCCCTGACGGGTGGACCTCCAGGGCGGGCAGGTCGTCGCCGCGCAGCACGTCTCCGGGGGCGAGCACCACGGCGCGGGTGAGGACGTTCTCCAGCTCGCGCACGTTGCCGCGCCAGGGCAGGCGCGTGAGGCGTTCCATGACCTCCTGGGGCACGCGGGTGACGCGCTTGTGCAC comes from the Corallococcus macrosporus genome and includes:
- a CDS encoding 3-hydroxyacyl-CoA dehydrogenase/enoyl-CoA hydratase family protein yields the protein MTTRIRKVAVLGAGVMGSGIAAHLANSGVRALLLDIVPPKAAPGEDTASKAFRNKFAQGALANLRKAKPSPIVSEQVLAAIEVGNLEDDLQRLGECDWIIEVVKEDLAVKQALFAKVEKHARKDAIISSNTSGLSIVGMTEGRGAEFKKNFLVTHFFNPVRYMKLLELVAGQETNPEVVKTVHKFGEEVLGKGIVYGKDTTNFIANRIGVYGMMRTISEMQKTEMTIEEVDKIFGPAMGRPKSAVFRTADIVGLDTFTHVAKNCYDTLTHDEERSVFAAPDFLQKMVEKGMLGDKTGGGFYKKDKSAGGKDILALDLKTLEYRPQAKVRFDSLGAAKDIENVKERVASVMNADDKAGKFAERVTLDVLAYSSRRIPEIADDLVNVDRGVRWGFGWDLGPFEVWDAYGVQKGVERMKALGLKPAAWVEEMLAKGRTSFYGVQDGRDTYWDIPSKSVKPVVENARTSRVEYLKRGNKKITGNDSASLWDMGDGVTLLEFHSKMNSIDDDIIAMMNTALDETEKNFKGLVIGNDGSNFSAGANIMAMLMAAKSEDFDSIRKMASAFQQANQRMRYSPVPVVTAPFNLTLGGGAEVTMGGNAVQASAELYMGLVEVGVGLIPGGGGTMMLLRNVFGAYAADKDFDALPFLKKVFLAIGTAKVATSAEEAREFGFLSQQDGITGNRDFLLSDAKSRVLGLANGGFRPPRPTRFRLPGPNGAATIDMMLYDMQLNNQISAHDRKIAQKLARVLSGGDTSPSVLVTEDKLLELEMEAFLSLIGEEKTQDRMMFMLEKGKPLRN
- a CDS encoding MutS-related protein, which encodes MPVPNESPSPHRTYTDRRAAAQADLTALDRVSARYANLRTVAFVVALVIAALTLMGRLPKPWWWAAAGALAVYGLLAVLHHQVFLKEQRARLFVLLNERGLARLEGGWHAFTDKGERFLSPNHLYATDLDVFGQGSLFQLINETATRAGEERLAAWLSAPADAQTVVTRQGAARELAPRVDFRQDLCADARVVAKDKADPALFIQWAEAGPSLDAIRWSRPLAVLLPPVTLALFILGTVGVIPDSLVWLGLFAQLGIAVATRRTLKRMDDAVEQGERGFVRYASLFERVEGQTFEHPRLKQLQAGLRAEGGPPVSALFRRFSRLYSLIEFKRHQFHALVHWLTLWDIHALFALEGWRAAHGRDVRQWFEGLAELEALCCLGGLAHDRPAFTWPQLEAQGPSVMATALGHPLLDAPVPNDVSLPGPRHALLITGSNMSGKTTLMRALGANVVLALAGAPVCAAAFRLSPVQVLTSMRVKDSLERGVSYFHAEVLRLKTVLDAAAAAKGQALFLLDEILLGTNTRERQIASREVLRLLLASGACGAVTTHDLSLAVLADEPGSHVVNVHFRDHLEDGKMVFDYRLRQGVVDTTNALRVLRLAGVPVNDPDAPAS
- the mrpC gene encoding Crp/Fnr family transcriptional regulator MrpC — encoded protein: MHGFNRPLGPIGSNVVAPLQATSSGMMVTANKLVPGQEAIDFKGYFKVESFPHNSTIYRPGDTSDRVYLLKSGRVRLMRIGKNSTRSVVSILRPGDLFGELFRPEGTPIEEMAVAAGEAEVWSIEGRDFRAQLEARPALAVDVVRAYADRVRSLRKRVLGLTFKEVPARLADTLLTLVEAHGERCPHGGETDLRGITQQDLADLVGASRSFVSTLINEMKREGVLGNVGRILCVRDQKALRKLASKEK
- a CDS encoding thiolase family protein gives rise to the protein MSGRVVIASAVRTPFTRAHKGEFKDTRPDTLAALAIKEAVAQVPGLKPTDVEDVILGCAMPEAEQGMNVARNASLLAGLPDTVPGMTINRFCSSGVQSVAQAAQGIKSGMLQVAIAGGTESMTMVPMGGNKVSANPEIMEKIPEVYTSMGATAENIATRYSVTREDADKFAAESQRRAATAREQGKFKEEIFPVTTTMFDEDGSKKEVTVTVDTILRPETTVEGLAKLRPAFNAKGVVTAGNASPLTDGAAAAVVMSEEKAKELNVKPLGYFVDYVVAGVPPEVMGIGPVPAIRKLLERNKLKIEDISVFELNEAFAAQALHCIRELGIPLDKVNPNGGAIALGHPLGVSGARMVATILRELKRRDGRYGVVSMCIGGGMGAAALVELAK